GAGGTTCGGCTGCTCCGGCTGGCCGCCCGGGACGTCGTCGCGGTCGACGAAGGTTTCGTCGTCGTCACCGATCCGCAGCCCGGGACTGCACCGGCTCCGGTGCCGGTCCGGGATCGCCGGCGCTGGCCGGGGCGGCTCGTCATCGCCGGGCTGCTCGGGCTGGCGATTGCGCTCGGTGCCGCCTGGGGGAGGTCCGCGGCAACCCGCCCGGCGGGCTGGCCCGGCGCCGGCGCGGACTGGACCGGCCTGCTCGGCCGGCTCGACGCCGACCGGGCGGCCGCGTTCGTGACCGCGGACCCCGGCGAGCTGGCCCGGGCCGACGCGGCCGGCTCGGCGCTGCTGTCAGCCGACCTGGCCGGCTTCGCTTCGCTCGGGGCGAGCGGGGCGCACGCCCGCGGTTTCTCGATCCGCGTGCTCTCGGCGCGGGTGGTTGCCGCCGGGCGGGGAACCGAGCTGCTCCGGGTGATCGACACCGCGTCGCCCTACGACCTCCTCGACCGGTCCGGCCGGCTCCTCGAGGCCGTGCCCGGGCGTGGGCCGACGGCATGGCTCGTCACGCTGGTGTCCACCGCCGCCGGCTGGCGGCTCGCCTCGGTGCTGCCGGCGAGCTGAAAGCGGCTACAGAACCGCCGCCAGCGCCCCGTCGAGGTCCGGATGGGTGAAGTCGAAACCGGCGGCCTCGAGGGCCTCCGGCAGCACCCGCGCCGAGGCCAGGACCCCTTCGTCGGCGAAGCCGCCCAGGGCGATCCGCAGCGCGGCCGCGGGCACTACCAGTGCCGCCGGGCGGTGCACGGCCCGGCCGAGGGCCGCGGTGTACTCCCGGTTGCGCACCGGGAGGGGGGCGGTGAGGTTGACCGGCCCCGCCAGGGTGCTATCGGCCAGCAGGAACTGCACGGCCGCCACCAGGTCGGGCAGGGCGATCCAGCTGAACCACTGCCGCCCCGAGCCGAGCCGCCCGCCGAGGCCCAGCTTGAACAGCGGCAGGACCTTGCGCAGGGCGCCCCCGGCGGGCGAGAGCACGATCCCGGTGCGCAGGTGGACGGTCCGCACCCCGGCCTCGGCGGCGGGGGCCGTGGCGGCCTCCCACTCCCGGCACAGGTCGGGAAGGAAGCCCGCCCCGTAGCCGGCCGACTCGTCCACCGGGTCGTCGCCGGTGTCGCCGTAGGCACCGATCGCGGAGCCGCTCAGGAAGACCGCTGGCCGCTCGGTCGCGGCGGCGATCCCGTGCGCCAGGGTGCTGGTGCTGTCGATGCGGCTGGCCCGGACCAGCCGGCGGTATTCCGGGGTCCATCGGTGGTCGCCGATCCCGGCGCCGGACAGGTTGACGACGGCGTCGGCGCCGGCCAGCAGGGCCGGGTCGAGATGGCGGCGCTCCGGCTGCCAACCGTCGGACCCGCGGACCAGGATCCGCACGTCGTGGCCGGCGGAGCGCAACGCCCGGACCAGCGCGGTGCCGAGGAAGCCGCTGGCGCCGGACACGACCACGTTCATGGTCAGAGCCCGAGCTCGCCCTCGAACTCCCCGGCCTCCAGGCGCTCCTTGACCGCCGTCAGCATCCGCGCCGCGTCGGCGCCGTCGACCAGGCGGTGGTCGTAGGTGAGGGCCAGGTACACCATGTGCCGGATGGCGACGACGGCCCCGTACTCGGGGTCCTCGACGACGACCGGCCGCCGCACGACGGTCCCAGTGCCGAGAATGCCCACCTGGGGCTGGTTGATGATCGGGGTGTCGAACAGGGCGCCGCGGCTGCCGGTGTTCGTCAGCGTGAAGGTTCCGCCGCCCAGCTCGTCCGGGGAGACCTTGTTCTCCCGGGTCCGGGCGGCCAGATCGGCGATGTTGCGGGCCAGGCCGCCGAGGTTGAGGTCGCCCGCGTCGTGGATGACCGGGACGAGCAGCCCCCGATCGGTGTCGACGGCGATCCCGAGGTGGACCCCCTCGTGGTAGGTGACGGTGCCGCCCTCGAGATCGATCGAGGCGTTCACCTGCGGGTACTCCTTGAGCGCCGCGCAGGTCGCCGTGGCGAAGAACGGCAGGAAGGTCAGCTTCACCCCCTCCCGGGCTTCGAAGTCCGCCTTGGCGGCATCCCGCAGCCGGGCGACGCGGGTGAGGTCGGCTTCCACCACGGTGGTCAGCTGCGCGGAGGTCTGGAGCGACTCGGTCATCCGGGCGGCGATGACCTGGCGCAGCCGGGACAGCTTCTCGGTGCGCCCCCGCGCCACCGGCGCCGGCGAGCTCGGCCGGGTGGCGGCCGCGGGACGCGGCTCGGCCGGCTCGGCCTTCCGCCCGGGGACCGCGGCCCCACCGGGGCGGGCGGCGTCGAGCACGTCCTGCTTGCGGATCCGGCCGCCGACCCCGGTGCCGGAGAGCTGCTCCAGATCGACCCCGTGCTCTGCGGCGAGCTTGCGGACCAGGGGGGTCACGTAGGCCCCGACCTCGCCGGCCGGCTCG
The sequence above is drawn from the Mycobacteriales bacterium genome and encodes:
- the sucB gene encoding 2-oxoglutarate dehydrogenase, E2 component, dihydrolipoamide succinyltransferase — its product is AAEAEKPAAEAEKPAAEAEKPAAEAEKPAAEAEKPAAEAEKPAAEEKPAAAAEPEPEPEPAAEAEPEPAAPDEPAGEVGAYVTPLVRKLAAEHGVDLEQLSGTGVGGRIRKQDVLDAARPGGAAVPGRKAEPAEPRPAAATRPSSPAPVARGRTEKLSRLRQVIAARMTESLQTSAQLTTVVEADLTRVARLRDAAKADFEAREGVKLTFLPFFATATCAALKEYPQVNASIDLEGGTVTYHEGVHLGIAVDTDRGLLVPVIHDAGDLNLGGLARNIADLAARTRENKVSPDELGGGTFTLTNTGSRGALFDTPIINQPQVGILGTGTVVRRPVVVEDPEYGAVVAIRHMVYLALTYDHRLVDGADAARMLTAVKERLEAGEFEGELGL
- a CDS encoding TIGR01777 family oxidoreductase, whose protein sequence is MNVVVSGASGFLGTALVRALRSAGHDVRILVRGSDGWQPERRHLDPALLAGADAVVNLSGAGIGDHRWTPEYRRLVRASRIDSTSTLAHGIAAATERPAVFLSGSAIGAYGDTGDDPVDESAGYGAGFLPDLCREWEAATAPAAEAGVRTVHLRTGIVLSPAGGALRKVLPLFKLGLGGRLGSGRQWFSWIALPDLVAAVQFLLADSTLAGPVNLTAPLPVRNREYTAALGRAVHRPAALVVPAAALRIALGGFADEGVLASARVLPEALEAAGFDFTHPDLDGALAAVL